One Bacillota bacterium DNA segment encodes these proteins:
- a CDS encoding flagellar hook capping FlgD N-terminal domain-containing protein gives MAADISPVNNTVPKQSESGFAGLLSKDAFLQILVAQLSHPDPFAPQDPSAFINEMSQMSMLEQLLNLSNRMEAVYRLEALNQAASLIGHEVVVADGGETVTGNVAKVVLGQETVTLVIDGKPYDVGMLLEVR, from the coding sequence ATGGCTGCAGACATTTCGCCCGTAAACAATACCGTACCCAAACAGAGCGAAAGCGGTTTTGCCGGGTTGCTCTCAAAGGATGCCTTTTTGCAGATTCTGGTTGCTCAGCTGAGCCATCCCGACCCCTTCGCACCGCAGGATCCGTCTGCCTTCATTAACGAAATGTCGCAGATGTCCATGCTTGAGCAGCTCTTGAATCTGAGCAACCGAATGGAGGCCGTTTACCGGCTCGAGGCCCTCAACCAGGCGGCATCGCTGATCGGGCACGAGGTCGTGGTAGCGGACGGAGGAGAAACCGTTACAGGAAACGTGGCGAAGGTTGTCCTGGGACAGGAAACGGTTACCCTGGTGATAGACGGTAAGCCTTACGATGTCGGTATGCTACTGGAGGTACGATGA
- a CDS encoding flagellar hook-basal body complex protein has product MIRSLYSGVSGIRTHQIRMDTLASNIANVNTTGYKAGRANFQETLAQTLGRSVTNSTQVGLGVGLAAIDNIFTQGAMQTTGRSLDLAIEGNGFFVVKPVDTTGTTVENPMYTRDGTFYIDKDGYLVNTQGYRVQTSDGADLQFTTITPDQIATISVGTDGSINATGSDGTTEMYTIGICTFNNVESLQRMGSNLWDITPGVTQWSGGGDDPTPGQPGQEGRGIIRSGYLEMSNVDLAQEFTTMITTERGYQANARVITTSDEMLRELIDLKR; this is encoded by the coding sequence ATGATACGTTCTTTATACTCAGGCGTTTCCGGGATACGGACCCACCAGATCCGGATGGACACGTTGGCCAGCAACATCGCGAACGTAAATACGACGGGTTATAAAGCGGGAAGGGCTAATTTTCAGGAAACACTGGCCCAGACCCTTGGACGTTCGGTGACCAACTCTACTCAGGTCGGTCTTGGTGTCGGCCTGGCGGCGATTGACAATATTTTTACCCAGGGCGCGATGCAGACAACGGGGCGTTCTCTGGACCTGGCTATTGAAGGAAACGGCTTCTTCGTGGTAAAACCCGTTGACACAACCGGGACCACGGTGGAAAACCCCATGTACACCCGGGACGGTACGTTCTACATCGACAAGGATGGTTATCTTGTTAATACACAAGGATACCGGGTTCAGACGTCGGACGGCGCCGATCTTCAGTTCACCACCATAACCCCCGACCAGATCGCCACGATAAGCGTCGGTACCGACGGCAGCATAAACGCTACGGGTTCGGACGGTACGACGGAAATGTACACCATAGGCATCTGCACCTTTAATAATGTAGAGAGCCTGCAGCGCATGGGCAGCAACCTCTGGGACATAACACCCGGCGTGACGCAGTGGAGCGGCGGCGGGGACGATCCCACCCCGGGTCAGCCCGGACAGGAAGGACGCGGCATCATACGCTCCGGCTATCTGGAAATGTCGAACGTGGACCTGGCGCAGGAATTTACCACCATGATAACCACAGAACGCGGCTATCAGGCTAACGCCAGGGTTATCACCACTTCGGATGAAATGCTCCGGGAACTCATCGACCTGAAACGGTAA
- a CDS encoding FliM/FliN family flagellar motor switch protein, with protein MMTEEDIRKFLANLNEKTTTSVEKVRFPSLNTQPLTALPVKTGIRFLEEVKVDIVAELGETILKTREVLELKEGAVIGLDRAAGDAVDLLINNQKCARGEVLVLNEIFAVRVSAVHSPRTLLPEDVADGK; from the coding sequence ATGATGACTGAGGAAGACATCAGAAAATTTCTCGCTAATCTTAACGAAAAAACAACTACATCGGTGGAAAAGGTGCGTTTTCCTTCGCTCAACACGCAGCCTCTAACGGCTTTGCCCGTGAAAACCGGGATACGTTTCTTGGAAGAGGTCAAGGTCGATATAGTGGCTGAACTCGGAGAAACCATTTTAAAAACCAGAGAAGTCCTGGAGTTGAAAGAGGGCGCGGTTATCGGGTTGGACCGGGCTGCGGGAGACGCCGTGGACCTGCTGATAAACAACCAGAAGTGCGCGAGAGGCGAGGTGCTGGTGCTCAACGAAATATTCGCCGTGCGGGTAAGCGCCGTTCATTCGCCCCGCACGCTGCTGCCGGAGGATGTAGCTGATGGGAAGTGA
- the fliO gene encoding flagellar biosynthetic protein FliO has translation MGSEIFWAIVRLVIFLPIIIALMYVLMRYGLSRRFLPVSTGRYIKVIEQVPLGPKAALSLVRIGKRCYLCGYGEGAIAILQEIEEDLPEITEPPIPAFEQIVTSKIRQMFKR, from the coding sequence ATGGGAAGTGAAATATTTTGGGCGATCGTTCGCCTGGTAATTTTCCTTCCTATTATTATCGCTCTTATGTATGTTTTGATGCGGTACGGGCTTTCCCGAAGGTTTTTACCCGTAAGCACCGGCCGTTACATTAAGGTTATCGAACAGGTTCCCCTGGGGCCGAAGGCGGCGTTGAGCTTGGTAAGAATCGGTAAGAGGTGTTATCTTTGCGGGTATGGGGAAGGGGCGATAGCAATCCTGCAAGAGATTGAAGAAGACCTTCCGGAAATAACGGAACCACCCATTCCGGCTTTCGAGCAGATCGTGACCTCCAAGATCCGCCAGATGTTCAAGCGATAA
- the flhB gene encoding flagellar biosynthesis protein FlhB: MSLFGQGQDKTEPATPKRIQKARETGSIAKSQELAGATVFLCLVLLCYLLKDWFYYSMAGFWVNYLTNFTRWELTPANAAALFTSAGLTCLRLLAPAFLVAFVASVAVNIVQVGFIFSPQVLLPKLERVSFTSGLGRMLSAKAAVEFVKASLKVCAIGGLIFWLIKKDLGSLLMLLNAQPAKGFIIVNDFIFRIALTAGIAYFALAVMDYIYRRYSHQKEMMMTKAEVKEEFRQTEGDPMVKGWLRRRQRQAMLNRIKQQVPKATVVVTNPTHVAVALLYEEGMNAPLVIAKGAGYLAARIREIATEHRVPMVENPDVARYLYRRVEVGEEIPSVLYQAVAEIIALVYRLKKNRTG, encoded by the coding sequence ATGTCGTTATTCGGGCAGGGACAAGACAAAACCGAACCCGCAACACCTAAACGGATACAAAAAGCCAGGGAAACCGGCAGCATAGCTAAATCGCAGGAATTGGCGGGAGCAACGGTGTTTCTGTGTCTGGTTCTCCTGTGTTATTTACTGAAGGACTGGTTCTATTACTCTATGGCAGGTTTCTGGGTGAATTACCTTACGAATTTTACGCGCTGGGAACTGACTCCGGCAAACGCGGCCGCGCTGTTCACATCGGCCGGCCTGACCTGTCTCAGGCTGCTTGCGCCGGCTTTTCTGGTAGCCTTTGTGGCATCAGTAGCCGTTAACATTGTGCAAGTCGGATTCATCTTTTCCCCGCAGGTGCTGTTGCCGAAGCTGGAACGGGTGAGTTTTACCTCGGGTCTCGGCCGCATGCTCTCCGCCAAGGCGGCGGTGGAGTTCGTCAAGGCGTCCCTTAAAGTGTGCGCGATCGGCGGGCTGATATTCTGGCTTATCAAAAAAGACCTGGGAAGTCTGCTGATGCTCTTGAATGCCCAGCCTGCGAAGGGATTCATCATTGTCAATGACTTCATCTTCCGGATAGCGCTGACTGCCGGGATCGCTTATTTCGCGCTGGCGGTTATGGATTACATCTACAGGCGGTATTCTCATCAGAAAGAGATGATGATGACCAAGGCGGAGGTAAAGGAAGAATTCCGCCAAACAGAGGGCGACCCGATGGTCAAGGGCTGGCTGAGACGCCGCCAGCGTCAGGCGATGCTGAACAGGATAAAACAACAGGTGCCCAAAGCGACGGTGGTGGTGACCAACCCCACGCACGTTGCGGTGGCGCTGTTATACGAGGAAGGAATGAACGCGCCGCTTGTTATCGCCAAGGGTGCGGGATACCTGGCGGCGCGCATCAGGGAGATAGCAACGGAACACCGCGTTCCAATGGTGGAAAACCCGGACGTGGCCCGGTACCTTTACAGGCGGGTTGAGGTGGGGGAAGAAATACCGTCGGTTCTTTACCAGGCGGTGGCGGAGATCATCGCCCTGGTTTACCGGTTGAAGAAGAATAGGACGGGGTAG
- a CDS encoding flagellar basal body-associated FliL family protein, whose amino-acid sequence MAKTKPSAEGETPVKAKGGKKLIIIILVTLLILAAGGAAAKVLLFSKKPASDATPAASKGEIQTMELESIVVNLADENSSHYLRITMVLAFSGDEKFVEELEADKYKLRDRIIRILRKKTNAEVTAPDYPDKLKKELLQEVNSQLEGKRISDIYYSEFLVQ is encoded by the coding sequence GTGGCAAAAACAAAACCTTCCGCCGAAGGCGAGACGCCCGTGAAAGCCAAAGGCGGTAAAAAGTTGATTATCATCATTCTCGTGACGTTGCTGATCTTGGCCGCGGGAGGAGCCGCGGCCAAGGTCCTCCTTTTCAGCAAGAAACCGGCTTCGGATGCCACTCCGGCGGCGTCGAAGGGCGAAATACAGACCATGGAGCTCGAAAGCATCGTCGTGAACCTCGCGGATGAGAATTCGTCCCACTACCTCCGGATTACGATGGTTCTGGCCTTTTCCGGTGATGAGAAGTTCGTCGAGGAGCTTGAAGCGGACAAGTATAAGCTTCGCGACCGGATAATACGAATCCTGCGCAAGAAAACGAATGCGGAGGTGACGGCTCCCGATTACCCGGATAAGCTCAAAAAGGAACTGTTACAGGAGGTCAACAGTCAGCTGGAAGGCAAAAGGATCTCCGATATTTACTACTCCGAGTTTTTAGTTCAGTAG
- the fliJ gene encoding flagellar export protein FliJ — MRRFEFRLEPVLKCRVIKEEQKVQALAYAQREEESREALLKAVSDEYAQSMDGEGTTIWELQQWAFYRDLLREQVHTKAAELDVAAEQVTNCRAELMDARQERLTMEKVKERRYANFLEEEACKERKQYDEISQLVFQNKAINGLPEKGGE; from the coding sequence ATGAGGCGTTTTGAATTTCGTTTAGAACCGGTACTGAAATGCCGAGTAATAAAAGAGGAACAGAAGGTCCAGGCCCTGGCCTACGCGCAGCGGGAAGAGGAGAGTCGGGAAGCGCTGCTTAAAGCTGTATCCGACGAATACGCGCAGAGCATGGATGGGGAAGGAACAACGATCTGGGAGTTGCAGCAATGGGCTTTTTACAGGGACCTTTTGCGTGAACAGGTGCATACCAAGGCTGCGGAACTTGATGTGGCGGCAGAGCAGGTGACCAATTGCCGTGCGGAGCTTATGGACGCGCGGCAGGAACGGTTGACCATGGAGAAAGTCAAGGAACGGCGGTATGCAAACTTCCTCGAGGAAGAAGCTTGTAAGGAGCGGAAGCAGTACGACGAGATATCACAGCTTGTCTTTCAAAATAAGGCAATAAACGGCTTACCCGAGAAAGGAGGTGAATAA
- the fliQ gene encoding flagellar biosynthesis protein FliQ, producing MSQSLAIDMINQALLLVLFVAGPVLVVSTVVGLAISIFQATTQIQDQMISFVPKIVAVFLTLILFFPFIIRMMTNFTVTVFNQFPAVMR from the coding sequence ATGTCACAGTCTCTCGCAATCGATATGATCAACCAGGCGCTTTTACTCGTGCTTTTCGTGGCGGGCCCGGTTCTTGTCGTATCCACGGTAGTCGGATTGGCGATAAGCATCTTCCAGGCGACGACGCAAATCCAGGACCAGATGATATCCTTCGTGCCGAAGATCGTTGCTGTGTTCTTGACGCTCATCCTGTTCTTCCCATTTATCATCCGGATGATGACTAATTTTACGGTTACGGTTTTCAACCAGTTTCCGGCGGTCATGCGGTAA
- the fliP gene encoding flagellar type III secretion system pore protein FliP (The bacterial flagellar biogenesis protein FliP forms a type III secretion system (T3SS)-type pore required for flagellar assembly.), whose amino-acid sequence MRGKWRLLFLVLVFSAYCPVATAQPVGIPAVNFSVGQASTPAQVVDSVKILILLTVLTLVPAFLVLMTSFTRIVIVLSFLRNALGTHTTPPNQVIVGLALFLTVFIMAPVYEQVNRDAVQPFLANQITQEEAQEKGARPLREFMLKQTREKDIALFIKLSEAPAPRSREDVPLTVVIPAFVISELKTAFTMGFLLYLPFLVIDMAVSSILMSMGMFMLPPVMISLPFKLLLFVLVDGWFLVVKSLVESFR is encoded by the coding sequence ATGCGGGGAAAGTGGCGCTTGCTGTTCCTTGTTCTCGTATTCTCAGCGTACTGCCCGGTGGCGACGGCTCAACCGGTTGGAATACCCGCGGTTAACTTTTCCGTAGGGCAGGCAAGCACGCCGGCCCAGGTTGTGGATAGTGTTAAGATCCTTATCCTTCTGACGGTGCTGACCCTGGTGCCGGCTTTCCTGGTGTTGATGACCTCATTTACCCGGATTGTGATCGTCCTCTCATTTTTGCGTAACGCTTTGGGCACCCACACGACGCCCCCAAACCAGGTAATCGTCGGGCTGGCGCTTTTTCTGACGGTTTTCATAATGGCGCCGGTTTATGAGCAGGTGAACCGGGATGCCGTCCAGCCGTTCCTCGCAAACCAGATAACCCAGGAGGAAGCCCAAGAAAAAGGGGCAAGGCCGCTGAGAGAGTTCATGCTCAAACAGACACGGGAGAAGGACATCGCGCTTTTTATAAAACTGTCCGAGGCGCCTGCGCCCAGATCGCGGGAAGACGTGCCCTTGACCGTAGTTATTCCGGCATTCGTCATCAGCGAGTTAAAGACCGCATTTACGATGGGGTTTTTGCTATATTTGCCCTTCCTGGTTATCGATATGGCGGTTTCCAGCATCCTGATGTCCATGGGTATGTTTATGCTGCCGCCGGTTATGATTTCGCTGCCTTTTAAACTTCTCCTTTTTGTGTTGGTTGACGGCTGGTTCCTGGTCGTTAAATCGCTGGTGGAGAGCTTCCGCTAA
- the fliI gene encoding flagellar protein export ATPase FliI — protein MVMAAAVDLTVYQERVRQAYLLRQIGVTTKVVGLTLEVKGFKPFVGEICMIDVPGGQPILAETVGFRDDCVLLMPFGDLSGACPGCRVEPRRRPFTVRVGEHLLGRVLNGLGEPLDGAPLPRGIPMPVNNRPPSPLSRRRIDKAFSTGVRAIDGFITCGRGQRLGIFAGSGVGKSVLLGMIARFGSADVNVIALVGERGREVLEFIEKDLGPEGLKKSVVVVATSDEPALLRLRAAFVATTIAEYFRDTGRDVLLFMDSITRFALAQREVGLAVGEPPTTRGYPPSVFALLPRLLERAGNSDHGSVTGFYTVLVEGDDMNEPVSDTVRSIIDGHIVLKRELAVANHYPAIDILGSVSRLMPSVTTPEHQQAAGRQRELLAAYRQAEDLINIGAYVSGSNPVIDQAIAVHEHINAFLRQEPGEHTAFDDCTGRLLGLEGEE, from the coding sequence ATGGTTATGGCTGCAGCGGTTGATCTTACGGTTTATCAAGAGCGGGTGCGTCAGGCGTACCTGCTGCGCCAAATCGGTGTGACGACCAAGGTGGTCGGTCTGACCCTTGAAGTTAAGGGTTTTAAGCCCTTTGTGGGAGAAATCTGCATGATCGACGTTCCGGGAGGACAGCCGATTCTCGCGGAAACAGTGGGCTTTCGCGATGACTGCGTATTGCTGATGCCTTTCGGAGATCTGTCCGGAGCCTGTCCCGGCTGCCGTGTTGAACCGCGGCGCAGACCTTTTACGGTAAGGGTAGGCGAACACCTTCTCGGCAGGGTTTTAAACGGTCTGGGGGAGCCTCTGGACGGCGCGCCTTTACCCCGTGGGATACCGATGCCGGTAAACAACCGTCCGCCTTCTCCACTTTCCCGCCGGAGAATCGACAAAGCTTTCAGCACCGGTGTACGGGCGATCGACGGATTTATCACCTGCGGACGGGGTCAGAGGCTGGGTATATTTGCCGGCAGCGGTGTTGGTAAAAGCGTGCTTTTGGGTATGATCGCCAGGTTCGGCAGCGCCGACGTAAACGTGATCGCCCTGGTGGGTGAGCGAGGTCGCGAGGTGCTTGAATTCATAGAAAAAGACCTCGGGCCGGAGGGACTTAAAAAGTCGGTCGTGGTGGTGGCCACCTCCGATGAACCCGCGCTCCTCAGGCTCAGGGCGGCGTTTGTCGCCACAACCATCGCCGAGTACTTTCGTGACACAGGACGGGACGTGCTCCTTTTTATGGATTCAATCACCCGTTTTGCCCTCGCGCAGCGCGAAGTGGGGCTGGCGGTGGGTGAGCCCCCCACCACGAGAGGTTACCCGCCTTCGGTTTTCGCTCTTCTCCCCAGGCTTCTGGAACGGGCGGGGAACAGCGACCACGGTTCGGTGACCGGTTTCTACACCGTACTGGTGGAGGGCGACGATATGAACGAGCCTGTTTCGGACACCGTCCGCAGTATAATCGACGGACATATCGTGCTGAAGCGGGAACTGGCGGTCGCAAACCATTATCCGGCGATCGATATCCTCGGAAGTGTCAGCCGGTTGATGCCGAGCGTAACAACACCGGAACACCAGCAGGCCGCCGGCCGACAGCGCGAATTGCTGGCGGCCTACCGCCAGGCGGAGGATTTAATCAATATCGGCGCCTACGTTTCGGGATCGAACCCGGTAATCGACCAGGCTATTGCGGTTCATGAACATATCAATGCTTTTCTCCGTCAGGAGCCAGGGGAGCACACCGCTTTCGACGACTGCACCGGACGGTTGCTCGGCCTCGAAGGGGAGGAGTAA
- the fliR gene encoding flagellar biosynthetic protein FliR yields MDYNYLTTFLMVFARITAFIVVFPIFAVSGIPVQTRIGLGFVLSLVLTPVVGVGFGADSVLGFVLDMAGETLIGLAIGLTSAMVFQAIRMAGQLTGMQVGFAMAEMLDISGQQNTIVAELMFFMGVIVFFSINGHHAVLTALAKSFSIIPLGGGVVKGSTMIIVARCIGGMFSTALQLAAPILAVMVVVDVSLGIMVRMVPQINVFMIGFPLKVFAGLFMMAGLLPVMGFVLSKIFERMVADVLIITRGLA; encoded by the coding sequence GTGGATTATAACTATCTAACGACCTTTCTGATGGTCTTCGCGAGGATAACGGCGTTTATCGTTGTCTTCCCGATTTTCGCGGTAAGCGGTATTCCCGTACAGACGAGAATCGGCCTGGGGTTTGTGTTGTCCCTGGTCTTGACACCGGTGGTAGGTGTGGGATTCGGCGCCGATTCCGTTCTCGGTTTTGTGCTTGATATGGCCGGTGAAACGCTGATCGGGTTGGCGATAGGGTTGACGTCCGCAATGGTTTTTCAAGCGATCCGAATGGCCGGGCAGTTGACGGGCATGCAGGTTGGTTTCGCCATGGCCGAAATGCTGGACATCTCCGGACAACAAAACACCATCGTGGCGGAATTGATGTTTTTTATGGGCGTGATTGTCTTCTTCAGTATTAACGGACATCATGCGGTCTTAACGGCGCTGGCGAAAAGTTTCTCGATCATACCCCTGGGAGGGGGCGTGGTTAAAGGGAGCACAATGATAATAGTAGCGCGGTGTATCGGCGGGATGTTCTCCACGGCGCTGCAACTGGCGGCTCCCATACTGGCGGTCATGGTGGTGGTGGACGTTTCTTTAGGGATTATGGTGCGCATGGTCCCCCAGATTAACGTCTTCATGATCGGCTTTCCCCTTAAGGTTTTTGCCGGGCTTTTTATGATGGCGGGATTGCTGCCTGTTATGGGCTTTGTTTTGAGTAAGATTTTCGAGCGGATGGTGGCGGATGTCTTAATAATAACGCGGGGGTTGGCCTAA
- a CDS encoding flagellar hook-length control protein FliK, producing the protein MLEVLFSKPSEGIKVPGGQWKPPDVFSGNADFSVLLSGLAGDFPGMSGTNPDAAADPFTAETETGTEGTRTLLSPAGCDTPTVPGTGCSGSQTGSATRDIPGYTAETGKGFQRSETAAPVGKPGDPKPPELIWDGVQEVDTVSDATLELTVNVAANPSENSIPAGKIPCGATGKPVAATEGVPAAVVRGTVADAPVGPGKDSTVGLAVTPLRRTVSEADTTGRTFSQPEVSAADGRDKVVLTSIPQAPEAPADVKVVQAPEQAAKPVVEAPVQMPEQLQRTVQAADASVGDEATDPSPGRRNEETPAAVLLRTGRNSSHDRISVGSTLASSKPGASAGTKSTPASVQTSAPVQKTEQLPTTTVQAADAFAGDGTTEGRQKGEVPAGVSIQPDKGSTNDRGAFTATPGSPEEQVMRDGNLTQAAVQKVKDSQARAATPEAFRGHQDDAAQKVQKSLDLSPRPEAMRGIEHVFQPPRSDAAQGVPFTGTERVPIEGLSRQLAEEIARRVSTLTNDGRTVRIELHLDPPSLGSVAVRLALSGDEVKLHFFANDVATKSLLSDALPELRSDLSQMGLNIGEAHVSVGQGHTREHEPRSHWATGFAVPGGHSSDTGEAVPADGVNYLV; encoded by the coding sequence ATGTTAGAGGTGCTTTTCAGCAAACCGTCTGAGGGAATTAAAGTCCCGGGCGGACAGTGGAAACCGCCCGATGTGTTCTCCGGAAACGCCGATTTCAGTGTTCTACTTTCCGGTCTTGCCGGTGATTTTCCGGGGATGTCGGGTACCAATCCAGACGCCGCGGCCGATCCATTTACGGCTGAGACTGAAACAGGGACGGAAGGGACCCGGACCTTGCTATCACCTGCAGGATGCGACACCCCGACGGTTCCTGGGACCGGGTGCTCAGGTTCACAGACCGGGTCAGCGACGCGGGACATTCCGGGGTATACGGCAGAGACCGGAAAGGGTTTCCAGCGGAGTGAAACGGCTGCGCCGGTTGGGAAACCCGGGGATCCGAAGCCGCCCGAACTGATCTGGGACGGCGTTCAAGAGGTCGACACTGTTTCTGATGCAACCCTGGAATTAACCGTGAACGTTGCGGCGAACCCTTCCGAGAATTCCATTCCGGCGGGAAAAATCCCCTGTGGTGCTACGGGAAAACCAGTCGCTGCTACGGAAGGGGTTCCTGCGGCTGTAGTCCGGGGAACGGTGGCAGATGCACCGGTTGGACCGGGTAAAGACTCCACGGTCGGACTTGCGGTAACACCGTTGCGCCGGACTGTGAGCGAGGCCGATACAACCGGAAGGACTTTCTCCCAGCCGGAAGTAAGTGCGGCTGACGGTCGCGACAAGGTTGTTTTAACCTCGATCCCCCAGGCGCCGGAAGCTCCGGCGGATGTGAAGGTGGTTCAAGCGCCGGAGCAAGCAGCTAAACCTGTCGTGGAAGCGCCGGTTCAAATGCCGGAACAGCTTCAAAGGACGGTTCAAGCCGCCGACGCTTCCGTCGGCGATGAGGCAACCGATCCATCCCCAGGGCGTCGGAACGAGGAAACACCTGCGGCGGTTCTTCTCCGAACAGGGAGGAACTCTTCGCACGATCGTATTTCCGTTGGCTCCACATTAGCATCTTCCAAACCCGGGGCTTCTGCCGGCACAAAGTCGACGCCTGCATCCGTACAAACGTCAGCGCCGGTTCAGAAGACGGAACAACTTCCGACGACGACGGTCCAAGCCGCTGACGCTTTCGCGGGCGACGGCACAACCGAAGGGCGACAGAAGGGGGAAGTCCCCGCAGGGGTTTCCATCCAACCGGACAAAGGTTCAACGAATGATCGTGGAGCATTCACAGCAACTCCCGGTTCCCCGGAGGAACAGGTCATGCGTGACGGCAACCTGACCCAGGCGGCGGTTCAAAAGGTGAAGGATTCTCAAGCAAGGGCCGCAACGCCGGAGGCGTTCCGGGGTCATCAGGATGACGCGGCGCAAAAGGTGCAGAAAAGCCTGGATTTGTCACCAAGGCCCGAGGCGATGCGGGGTATCGAGCATGTCTTCCAGCCTCCCCGGTCGGATGCGGCTCAGGGGGTGCCTTTCACCGGTACCGAACGGGTCCCGATCGAAGGGCTGTCGAGGCAGCTTGCCGAAGAAATTGCGCGGCGGGTTTCCACCCTTACGAACGACGGCCGCACGGTGCGAATCGAGCTTCATCTTGACCCGCCCTCCTTGGGAAGCGTCGCTGTGCGGCTTGCGCTTTCCGGTGACGAGGTCAAGCTGCATTTCTTCGCCAACGATGTAGCCACCAAGAGTCTTTTATCGGATGCACTGCCGGAATTGCGTTCCGACCTCAGCCAGATGGGCCTTAACATCGGGGAGGCCCACGTCTCAGTCGGGCAAGGCCATACGCGAGAACACGAACCACGGTCGCATTGGGCAACCGGGTTCGCCGTCCCCGGCGGCCATTCGTCGGATACCGGAGAAGCAGTACCCGCGGACGGAGTAAACTACCTGGTTTAG
- a CDS encoding TIGR02530 family flagellar biosynthesis protein — MMVDKIIGSPKVATVSRAPAIRGKAGEFQAVLRHELTESPGIKLSAHAEKRLRERNINMTVQDLARIKNAVETAAAKGTREVLLIYGDLSLIASTANKTVVTAVAREEGSVFTNIDGAVIVK, encoded by the coding sequence ATGATGGTCGATAAAATCATTGGAAGTCCAAAGGTAGCGACGGTCAGCCGGGCGCCGGCAATCCGGGGCAAGGCCGGAGAGTTCCAGGCGGTGCTGCGTCACGAGTTAACGGAATCACCCGGCATCAAGCTCTCCGCCCACGCCGAAAAACGTTTAAGGGAGAGAAACATTAATATGACCGTTCAGGATCTGGCGCGGATTAAGAATGCTGTGGAAACAGCCGCCGCCAAAGGCACGCGCGAGGTGCTCCTGATTTACGGAGACCTTTCCCTTATCGCAAGTACGGCGAATAAAACCGTGGTTACGGCGGTAGCGCGTGAAGAAGGTTCGGTTTTCACCAATATCGACGGCGCGGTAATAGTCAAGTAA